Proteins from one Porites lutea chromosome 3, jaPorLute2.1, whole genome shotgun sequence genomic window:
- the LOC140932202 gene encoding uncharacterized protein gives MKRQAFLGRHFQFCSMKFMLFFFLSSLVIQDVSPASIKSCELRASCSSECQYSTQKTVDPSSNATVGCSIMNKGSTQDLTREQVRKGSTQDFTWEQVRREIHGSKNAYDLVLQQQQNPHCSCTHITLARPVQRVFKPSSPVWFNEKIELNCTFKGWPRPTVVWINPDGNKIKNGSDGFEIYEELIGDDKLSSVLKNPHMQEKQYGEYWCTAENSIDGWSSKLSKVTELIYECPWPINPNVSSSEVTADTSSNKSFKCMIDVDPDYCADVLELQWRFNDSSAPIKSGKKYKIQEKNTNSKCKKEFTLTINNFTVEDKGNYSCQSICYEETTFAVFELKVKVSQYLLAFLTTEKEEYFLSGKGSVSNSENVQNLKWPDFFA, from the exons ATGAAGAGACAGGCCTTCCTGGGAAGACATTTTCAGTTTTGCTCCATGAAATTCATGCTGTTCTTTTTTCTGTCAAGCCTTGTTATCCAAG ACGTCTCGCCTGCAAGCATCAAGAGTTGTGAACTACGAGCTTCCTGCTCAAGTGAGTGTCAGTACTCCACTCAGAAGACAGTGGATCCAAGCTCTAACGCAACTGTAGGGTGCTCGATCATGAATAAAGGATCAACACAAGACTTGACCCGGGAACAAGTTAGAAAAGGATCAACACAAGACTTCACCTGGGAACAAGTTAGACGAGAGATTCATGGCAGCAAGAATGCGTATGATCTGGTGCTACAGCAGCAGCAGAATCCACATTGTTCGTGCACTCACATAACCCTCGCAC GTCCAGTTCAGAGAGTTTTCAAGCCCAGTTCCCCAGTTTGGTTTAACGAGAAAATTGAGTTAAACTGTACCTTCaagggatggcctcgtcctACTGTAGTTTGGATCAACCCAGATGGTAACAAAATCAAAAATGGATCTGACGGTTTTGAAATCTACGAGGAACTAATCGGAGACGACAAGTTAAGTTCAGTTCTTAAGAATCCTCAcatgcaagaaaaacaatacGGCGAATATTGGTGCACTGCAGAGAACAGTATTGATGGCTGGTCAAGTAAATTGTCTAAGGTTACTGAGCTGATATACGAAT GTCCGTGGCCCATAAACCCAAACGTTTCTTCTTCCGAGGTTACCGCAGATACGTCTTCCAACAAAAGCTTCAAATGCATGATTGACGTGGATCCGGACTATTGTGCGGATGTCCTGGAGCTACAGTGGCGATTCAACGACAGTTCAGCGCCAATAAAAAGCGGGAAAAAGTATAAAATACAAGAGAAGAATACCAACAGCAAGTGCAAAAAAGAGTTTACCCTGACTATTAATAACTTCACTGTGgaggacaaaggaaattacagCTGCCAATCAATTTGCTACGAAGAAACCACATTCGCTGTATTTGAGTTAAAAgtaaaag tCTCTCAATACCTTCTGGCATTCTTGACAACTGAGAAAGAGGAGTACTTCTTGTCAGGGAAAGGTTCCGTCAGTAACAGTGAAAATGTGCAGAACTTGAAGTGGCCAGATTTCTTCGCTTAA